A region from the Corynebacterium halotolerans YIM 70093 = DSM 44683 genome encodes:
- the sufD gene encoding Fe-S cluster assembly protein SufD, with the protein MTTATEQTVKNATPHNTKGDVFSSFDVEDFDIPRGRDEVWRFVSLRRLRGLHNGTFAEAVEQDVTVDVPGDATGVTTETLQPGDERLGRAGAPTDRVAAQAWTSMPSAQYVAFEKDSVNAEPVTVTITGKGEGVTSFGATVIEVGDHADATVALRYRGSGTHADNVEFVIGDNARLTVVVDADWENDAVHLSGQHARLGRDSVLRHNVATFGGEVVRIVPRVKFTAPGGDAELLGVYFADDGQYFENRMLVDHAVPNCRSNVMYKGALQADPDSDRPEARTCWVGDVLIRANAQNTDTYEVNRNLLLTDGARADAIPNLEIETGEIAGAGHAATVGRFDDEQVFYLMARGIPEAEARRLIIRGFFSEVINRIPVESIREELETRVSTELESVSA; encoded by the coding sequence ATGACGACCGCTACCGAACAGACCGTGAAGAACGCCACCCCCCACAACACCAAGGGTGACGTGTTCAGCTCCTTCGATGTCGAGGACTTCGACATCCCGCGCGGGCGCGACGAAGTCTGGCGCTTCGTCTCCCTGCGCCGTCTCCGTGGCCTGCACAACGGCACCTTCGCCGAGGCCGTCGAGCAGGACGTCACCGTCGACGTCCCGGGTGACGCCACCGGTGTGACCACCGAGACGCTGCAGCCCGGCGATGAGCGGCTCGGCCGCGCCGGCGCCCCGACCGACCGGGTCGCCGCCCAGGCCTGGACCTCCATGCCCTCGGCGCAGTACGTCGCGTTCGAGAAGGACTCCGTCAACGCTGAGCCGGTCACCGTGACCATCACGGGCAAGGGGGAGGGGGTCACCTCCTTCGGCGCCACGGTCATCGAGGTCGGCGACCACGCCGACGCCACTGTCGCGCTCCGGTACCGCGGCTCGGGCACCCACGCCGACAACGTCGAGTTCGTCATCGGTGACAACGCCCGGCTCACCGTGGTCGTCGACGCCGACTGGGAGAACGACGCCGTGCACCTGTCGGGTCAGCACGCCAGGCTCGGCCGGGACTCCGTCCTGCGCCACAACGTCGCCACCTTCGGTGGCGAGGTCGTCCGCATCGTCCCGCGCGTGAAGTTCACCGCCCCGGGCGGCGACGCGGAGCTGCTCGGCGTCTACTTCGCCGATGACGGCCAGTACTTCGAGAACCGCATGCTCGTCGACCACGCCGTCCCGAACTGCCGCTCCAACGTCATGTACAAGGGCGCACTCCAGGCGGACCCGGACTCGGACCGTCCCGAGGCCCGCACCTGCTGGGTCGGTGACGTCCTCATCCGCGCCAACGCCCAGAACACCGACACCTACGAGGTCAACCGCAACCTGCTGCTGACCGACGGTGCCCGCGCGGACGCCATCCCGAACCTGGAGATCGAGACCGGCGAGATCGCCGGCGCCGGCCACGCCGCCACCGTCGGCCGCTTCGACGACGAGCAGGTCTTCTACCTCATGGCCCGCGGTATCCCCGAGGCCGAGGCCCGCCGTCTGATCATCCGCGGCTTCTTCTCCGAGGTCATCAACCGCATCCCGGTCGAGTCCATCCGTGAGGAACTCGAGACGCGCGTCAGCACCGAGCTCGAGTCCGTCTCCGCCTAA
- the sufC gene encoding Fe-S cluster assembly ATPase SufC: protein MSILEIKNLHAQVLPSNEAEEPKPILKGVNLTINSGETHAVMGPNGSGKSTLSYVIAGHPRYEVTDGEILLDGENVLEMEVDERARAGLFLAMQYPTEVPGVSSSNFMRSAVTAIRGEAPKLREWVKELNTARESLQIDKSFGERSVNEGFSGGEKKRHEVLQLDLLKPKFAIMDETDSGLDVDALRIVSDGINSYQEETGGGILLITHYKRILNYVQPDFVHVFADGKVVTTGGAELADQLEADGYDQFL, encoded by the coding sequence ATGTCCATTCTCGAAATCAAGAACCTCCACGCCCAGGTCCTGCCGTCCAACGAGGCGGAGGAGCCGAAGCCGATCCTCAAGGGCGTCAACCTGACGATCAACTCCGGTGAGACCCACGCCGTCATGGGCCCGAACGGCTCCGGCAAGTCCACTCTGTCGTACGTGATCGCCGGGCACCCGCGTTACGAGGTGACCGACGGCGAGATCCTCCTCGACGGTGAGAACGTCCTCGAGATGGAGGTCGACGAGCGGGCCCGCGCCGGCCTGTTCCTGGCCATGCAGTACCCCACCGAGGTCCCGGGTGTGTCCTCCTCGAACTTCATGCGCTCCGCCGTGACCGCCATCCGCGGCGAGGCCCCGAAGCTGCGCGAGTGGGTCAAGGAGCTCAACACCGCGCGCGAGAGCCTGCAGATCGACAAGTCCTTCGGTGAGCGTTCCGTCAACGAGGGCTTCTCCGGCGGTGAGAAGAAGCGCCACGAGGTGCTCCAGCTCGACCTGCTCAAGCCGAAGTTCGCGATCATGGACGAGACCGACTCCGGCCTGGACGTCGACGCCCTGCGCATCGTCTCCGACGGCATCAACAGCTACCAGGAGGAGACCGGCGGCGGTATCCTGCTGATCACCCACTACAAGCGCATCCTCAACTACGTGCAGCCGGACTTCGTCCACGTCTTCGCGGACGGTAAAGTCGTCACCACCGGTGGCGCCGAGCTCGCCGATCAGCTCGAGGCCGACGGCTACGATCAGTTCCTGTGA